A segment of the Prochlorococcus marinus str. MIT 9215 genome:
GTTTAGCGGGAACTGTAAATGCGATATTGAGAAATGCATCACGAAAATTAGAACAAAAAATTTTTCCGGAATTATCTTCTGATAAAAAAGAAAGAATTTCTTATCTTGAATCATTTCCATTATGGCTTGTGAAGGATCTTTATAAATGGGTCGGTAATAGCGAGGGTGAAAATATCATTAAGGCATTTAATAAAAAACCATCAATTGATTTGAGAATTAACCAATTAAAAACTAATTTAGATAAATTTTTAATAGTACTTTATGAAAATAAAATTGATGCTGAAATTATTAAAGATTTACATAATGGAATTACTTTAAAATCTAATCCAAGATCTATAAAAAATTTACCTGGATATAGTGATGGACTTTGGACAATTCAAGATAGATCTTCGCAGTGGATAGCACCTCTATTAAATCCAAAAGAAGGTGAAAAGATTTTAGATGCTTGTGCAGCTCCAGGAAGTAAGTCTACCCACTTGGCAGAATTAACAAATGATAGTGCTGAAATCCTTGCTGTAGATAGATCAGAAAAAAGATTGAAAATACTGCAATCAAATTTAGTAAGGTTAAATTTGAAATCTGTTAATACCCTTAAGGCTGATGCTACTAGTTTGATTGAATTAAATCCCAAGTTCATATCTTATTTTGATAAAATTTTGTTAGATGCACCATGTTCTGGGATTGGAACTCTTTCTCGGAATCCTGATTCTAGATGGTCTTTAAGTAAAGAAAAAATAAAATCCTTAACTTTATTGCAAGAAAAACTATTAGAGAAAATTTTTCCTCTTTTGAAAAAAGATGGCATTATGGTTTATTCAACTTGTACTATCTGTCCTGATGAAAATAATCTATTAATTGAAAAATTTATTGAAAAAAATAAAGGTTTAAAATTGGTTAGTCAAAAGCAAATTTTACCTAGATTAGACTATCCTGGTGATGGATTTTATTCTGCAATAATTTCTTATAAATCTTAAAAATATAATTTATTTTTTAATTGGGATTTTATAAATTTCAGATATAAATTTCTTCCATAAATAAGCAGCATTTCCACTAGATAATTCAGATTCCTTGTTATCGTCATAACCTATCCAGATCCCTGTTGTAAGGTTATCTATGGAACCAATAAACCAGAGATCTTTATTTCCATCAGATGTTCCTGTTTTTCCATAAATTTTCTTTCCTTTTATAGAGGCTGCTTGTGAAGTGCCTTCTTTGACAGATTTTTCAAGAAGTTTATTTATTTTCTTGTTTATTTTAAAATCTAATATTTTCTTGGAAATAGATTTGTTTTCCCAAATAGTTTGTTTTTTAAATGATTCTATTTTTTCTATGATTTCAGGGCTTTGAATCTTTCCATTATTGTTTATTGCAGAATATACATTTGTGATGTTTAAAAGATTATCTCCATAGGAGCCAATAGCTAATGATGGGAATTCCTCAAACTCTTGCTCGTAACCTAGTCCAAATGAATTCGCTAAATTAATAATATTTTTTAAGCCGATTTTTTTTGTTATTGATATTGGAACGATATTTGATGAACTTTTAAATGATTCAAGCAAAGATATTGAACCTCTATAGTCTTCAGAAAAATTTTTTGGGCAATAACTTTCCCAGCATTTTGGTAAATCTTCAAATTTATCGCTTAATTTTATTCCTTCAATTAATGCAGCAGCATAAGGAATTATTTTAAAAGTAGAACCTAAAGGTCTTATAGATGAAATTACTCTATTGAATTCATTAATTGATGGATTTTTGCTGGTTATCATTGTCTTTATTTTCCCTGTGTTTGATTCAATTGATAGAAGAGCAAACTCAAGTTCTTTAGGCCCAGCATATATTGATATGCTTTGTGCTTTTTCTTGCCAATTTTTGTTGATAGAAGATTTAATATTTAAAAACTTATAATCATTTTTATTTGCAATTATTCTATCTGTTTCCTCAAGAATAAAGTTTATTAGTAATTTATCATCTAAAAATTTATCAGCTGTTTGATAATTTAAGTTTATTTTCTCTTCAATAGCCTTATTCTTACTAGCTAGAGAAATATATCCATCAAGATACATTGATTCAAGAACTTTATTTCTATTTTTAATAGCTAGTTCTATATTTTGGTAGGGTGAATAAATTGATGGAGCTGGAGCCAATCCCGCAATTAGTGCAATCTCTGATAAGGTTAATTCTTCTATAAGTTTTCCAAAATAAATTTGAGAAGCTTCGTTAACCCCATAGGCTCCTGAT
Coding sequences within it:
- a CDS encoding 16S rRNA (cytosine(967)-C(5))-methyltransferase gives rise to the protein MSIGYLQRKAAWEILLKVSSGDFSDHALEKVLKNYQFNSLDIAFITELSFGCIRYRKFLDLWTDHTSKITHKKQPPKLRWLLHIGLYQLLKMDKIPFPAAISTTVEVAKKTDLNGLAGTVNAILRNASRKLEQKIFPELSSDKKERISYLESFPLWLVKDLYKWVGNSEGENIIKAFNKKPSIDLRINQLKTNLDKFLIVLYENKIDAEIIKDLHNGITLKSNPRSIKNLPGYSDGLWTIQDRSSQWIAPLLNPKEGEKILDACAAPGSKSTHLAELTNDSAEILAVDRSEKRLKILQSNLVRLNLKSVNTLKADATSLIELNPKFISYFDKILLDAPCSGIGTLSRNPDSRWSLSKEKIKSLTLLQEKLLEKIFPLLKKDGIMVYSTCTICPDENNLLIEKFIEKNKGLKLVSQKQILPRLDYPGDGFYSAIISYKS
- a CDS encoding transglycosylase domain-containing protein, with translation MQKIKSKYFVLIIPILIFSGISIYIFSLIITTLKFDIPKNKKSRATKYSYVISSSDDKILSKLSHKFEIENNQNQIPLFLKNAFISSEDKKFYKHNGIDLKSISRAIFQNIRSGYVKEGGSTITQQVARILFLNNDLKIQRKIKEIFLSLILEFKYDKQQILKLYLNNIYLGSGAYGVNEASQIYFGKLIEELTLSEIALIAGLAPAPSIYSPYQNIELAIKNRNKVLESMYLDGYISLASKNKAIEEKINLNYQTADKFLDDKLLINFILEETDRIIANKNDYKFLNIKSSINKNWQEKAQSISIYAGPKELEFALLSIESNTGKIKTMITSKNPSINEFNRVISSIRPLGSTFKIIPYAAALIEGIKLSDKFEDLPKCWESYCPKNFSEDYRGSISLLESFKSSSNIVPISITKKIGLKNIINLANSFGLGYEQEFEEFPSLAIGSYGDNLLNITNVYSAINNNGKIQSPEIIEKIESFKKQTIWENKSISKKILDFKINKKINKLLEKSVKEGTSQAASIKGKKIYGKTGTSDGNKDLWFIGSIDNLTTGIWIGYDDNKESELSSGNAAYLWKKFISEIYKIPIKK